The DNA window GTATTTggtgaaagaagaaaaactcTACCGAGTTGTTTCCATTTGAGGAATGGGAGGATTTGGAAAGATCACTTTTGCAAAACGAGTTTATCATCACAGTAAAGGATTTGGAAAGATTACTTTGATGGGTTTTCTTAGGTGTGTGTACTGAACAATGTCAAATAGGAAAGTACACACATCCAAGAAAACCCAGACTTTCTTATTTGACATTGTTCAATGCACACACCCAAGAAAACCCATCAAAGTAACCTCTAACTTTACTGTGATGATAAACTCGTTTTGCAAAAGTGATATATCCAAACCCTCCCATTCCTCAAATTGAAACAACTTGGTTGAGTTTTCTTCTTTCACCAAATACTCAACCAAAATGCATACTGATTCCTGCTCGACTTGTCTTGCATCCACGTTTTTCAGAAAGCTCTCTATAAAAAATAGCTCATGTTCTGCATCCAGAAATGGTTGACACCACTCAAGAACTTCACTCCCCTAAGGATGGGGCCTTTGAGTGCTCGAAGTACCCTTAAAATGACTTCCTTAGCCATATTTCTGATCTTCTTGCCAAAAGAATGGGAAGAAAACTAAAACCAACTTCTTCTTTTGAAACCTCTAATTAACTCAACTACATACtacaaaacaagaaagaaaatttCTGGGTTAGAAACTAAgaagaattaaaataaaactcTCCGCAAATGAGAGAGAGTCTAACAACGAAGAAGCAAAAGCATATCAAATCGTCATTGTGTATACGTAACTAGTTACAAGACTAAAGATCTAACTAGTTAGCAGACCCAAAACTCCAAGGGGTCAACTTCAAACCTCCCAAGATGATTTTAGGAACTTGtacatgaaacaaaaaaaatacccaaaacaaaaaatgaagcaTATCACTATGAACCATACCCTAATTATCAGTTAAGAAAAGATGAAAGTGATAGGGTTTATGTCAAAACCCCAAACAAAAGCCGTGTTTTCTCCATTCACCTCTTTTCCCGAGGACTGTGAAATACCAGTGGAACAATTGACTTAATTATGGATAGCTGAAGGTTTTATATCAGCATCTACAAATAAAAAGATAGAAGACATAGCATATGAGTGCTTAATTGAGTTGAAACGCTTGTGTTTGGTTCAAGTTGGAAGAATGTATTCACTTTGCAAGTTCAAGTTGGAACGTCTCCATGATCTTATTGTTGCGAGTTATACATTAGTTAaaatgtaaatagtagtttattgtcccacattggtgaagtacatatgtaataccaattgtaactcctatatatactccactttggagattaatgaaatataagaaattcccaaatattgtcatatatatttttggtatttaccatgtttagtttaatattggtatttaccatgtttagttcaatATGGCATCAGAGCAGTTCGCTCTTGGTGACTTGTGTGCTTTAAATTTTGTGCCCAcatttttcgtgatttcctccgtgtgaaaaaaaaaaaaaaaaagtgccgTGAACAGTGATTGGTATTTGCTACAGTACCGTGAACAGTGATTGCTACAGTCtctggtaaattgttttcattccgctgcgtatcttttgtgcctttattgttcgtgattttgttcaatggctcaatataatcatagtgttgttatgcatcttggtggaacaaataaatggataattgatACTGGGGCCACTAATCATGTGACAAGTGaccctagagtgtttgatgagttatgtgattatgttcgtgatccgtatattactagtgcaaatggagcactTTCCCTTGTGAAGGGTGAAGGCACTATCTCTTTGACTCCAACCTTATCACTGGtccgtgctttacttgttcctgatattaagtgcaatcttttgtcggtaggaaaacttcttgatactttatattgttctgctcacttctatcctacgtattgttattttcgAGATATTCAAACTTAGAAGATAATTGGTTATGGTAAAAGGATAgggggtttgtacatcttgactatggaggatactgttgtttccggttcaaataatcatcaagttttaagtgctaaagtggataacagacatcaaatttggttgtggcatcgacgattgggacatccatcattcagttatatgaagcatctatttccttctttgtttcgcacttgtagtgattcagagttcaagtgtgaaacatgtgtcatggctaagagtcatcgtgcttcctttcctgtaagtgattctaaagctactttaccatttgatttgatacattctgatgtgtggggtcctgcaaaagttacttctaatggattccgttggtttgttacttttattgatgattgtactcgggtaacttgggtgttcttgatgaaaaataagagtgatgttccgttacttcttcaagaattttgtacaatggtatctactcagtttcagaccaaagttaaggtcttcaggtctgataacggaggagaatatgtgaatcacactttggcatgttttttccgtgatcatggtattattcaccagacgactactccgtttacaccccaacaaaatggtgtgtccgaacggaagaatcgtcaaataatggaggttgctcgctccttgatgctagataaatgtgttcctaatcatttgtggggtcatgctgttttggctgctgtgtatttgatcaatcgtgttccaagtcgggttcttgattttcagacaccgtttgatgtgctacaaaaacatgtttctcttgtttctgtctcaaagcttcctccgaaagtgtttgggtgtattgcgtatgtgcatgtctactctcatcagcggagtaaacttgatgcatgtgctctccggtgtgtctttattgggtatgctaacaatcaaaaaggctataagtgttatcatcctccgactcaaaaaacttatattaccatggatgtcaccttccatgaggaagtttcgtattttgtgaagccctcttccgactctccacttcagggggagagggggagtgaagtgcagattcgaagagatgatatggatgatgtgttacagACAGAGTTGGGAACAGAACCTATTATTTTGCGTGATACTAATCAGTCGGCTACAGATGATCAGTTGCCTGCTGCGGATATATCTGATGATCGGTTGCCTGCTGCTGATATGTCTAACGAGTTGCCTGATGATGGTTCgtccagtgatgattcttctaactgtttggtacaagatggtggcatacatgaggtaaattctgacgattcttctacttatcagttgcctccacgagctaatcgtggaaaacctaaaatacaatatgagcctgatatgcatgccaaagccaaatatcctatcaacaattatgtgtcttCTCATCGTTTGTCCCaaccatatgcatcttacatatgtcagctatctagtgtatcaattccaacaaaattgcaagatgctttgtctgaccctaagtgggttaatgctatgaaagttgagatggaagctttggaaaagaattctacttgggatttggttccgttaccaaacgggaagaaagccgttggatgtagatgggtgtttactattaagcacaaagcagatggttctattgatcggtataaagccagattagttgctaagggttatactcaaacctatggggtggactatcaggagacctttgctcctgttgccaaacttaatactgtgcgtgttcttctgtccttggcagcaaaccaggattggcctctgttgcagtttgatgttaagaatgctttccttcatggtgatcttaaggaggaagtgtatatggatctcccacctggtattggaacatctcctggaaaaggtattgtatgcaggttacgaaatgccttgtatggtttgaaacaatctcctagagcatggtttgggaggtttacaagttcaatgaagaagtttgggtatatccagagtcattcagatcatactttgtttctaaagcgacaaaatggtaagctaactgcattgattatttatgttgatgacatgatagtgactggtGATGATCAAAAGGAGATACAACAccttcaaaagtacctagctactgagtttgagatgaaagaattgggtgaattgaagtattttcttggaatcgaggttgcacgatccaagcatggtatttttctaTCTCAAaggaagtatgttcttgatttgttagctgaaacaggtatgttagattgcaaacctgttgatactccgattgagcagaatcatcgtctgggcttatttccagatcaagttccaactcataaggaacggtatcagaggcttgtggggagattaatttatttgtctcacactcgccctgacattgcttatgcagttagtgtggtaagtcagtttatgcactcacctagtgaagttcatatggatgcagtaactcgtattttgaggtacttgaagatggctcctggcagaggcctggttttctccaagaatgatcatttgaatgtcgaagggtatacagatgcagattgggctggttctatcactgatcggcgatctacatctggatactttatgtttgtgggtggtaatttagttacttggagaagcaagaaacaaaaagtggtggctaggtcaagtgcagaagctgagtttcgtggtatgtctcatggtgtatgtgagttgttgtggttgaaaaaattgttgagagatcttgggtttaaaCACAAAAgtgctatgaaacttcattgtgataacaaggctgctattgagattgctcataatccagtgcaacatgatcgaacaaaacatgtggagattgatcgacatttcattaaggaaaaattggatgctggaattattatgtttccgttTGTGAGATCTGAAGATCAACTGGCTGATGCTCTTACTAAGGCTGTGTCTAATAGTGCGTTTTCCGactcgcttgacaagttgggcatgcgtgacatctttgcaccaacttgagggggagtgttgcgagttatacattagttaaaatgtaaatagtagtttattgtcccacattggtgaagtacatatgtaataccaattgtaactcctatatatactccactttggagattaatgaaatataagaaattcccaaatattgtcatatatatttttggtatttaccatgtttagtttaatattggtatttaccatgtttagttcaatACTTATATGAGAGCATCTTAGAGGCGAACTTCGTACATTGTCAATTGTTCTAGAGACACGGTAAAAGtatgttatactttcttgtattcATTAagccttttcttttgtttggtaAGATTATTCTTGTTGTATCCATTATTTTGATTGGAAGATTGATCGCTGCCTATGGACATAGGCACAAATTGACGAACCACGTAAATCCTtgggcctcgtttggcagctcggattGTACTAACTATTTCTGttggataggataaatagccacCGGATAGTATTGAATAAATTAGTTggacgtttggtgcagtatcagaTTAATGaccatattatttatactgtgtttggtattGAACCGGATAGgacaagaggaaaaaaaaattaatttgttgaaattttctcatatttatacctattgaaaaccacacaaattttcaaataacaaagaaaaatagtaaatttcatacatcaaattcaaaatattttccaaTAACATAAAAGAAGGTTCACAAAAAAACAACTACAATCGTTACGTTATATAATTCAACCACATATTCAGGTTCATTAAATATACAAATACAAGTTGGTTTCAGTAAGAAACAGTTTGTCCAGATAGCCAAAATATATGCATGCTGcttttaacaaaagatatgcATGATATTTTTAACAAAACATATTGTTGTTGGTTTGAAATGTCAATTGCGGTTGTCCAAGTAACATGAGTACGAAAGCTTTTTTCATTGCACCATCCAAAGACAAGAATGTCCTCTCATTCTGTGGCTTTTCAAAAAGAATATTTAGTGTCTTGATTTGATCCTCAATAGATAAGTCCTCTCATTCTGTGGCTTTTCAAAAAGAATATTTAGTGTCTTGATTTGATCCTCAATAGATAAATCTATCTTTGACAATTCTAAAGCAATCTCAGGTTTTGGATCCACTCATTTCCCAAAAGCAGCTTGTAAAACTTCATCCAACTTATCCATTGATTTAGAAAGCATTTCTTTAAATGCCACAGGAAGATCATTATCATTAGCAACTCTCTTCCTTTTCCGGGTACTTGAACTGCCAGACCGTCGAGCAACAGAAGGAGAACTAGTCTCCacctcatcttcatcttcatcttcattaaTGTGCGCAAGCTAATTCATCATCTGAGTAGGAGTTGTAGCTCCTACTCCGGTTGCTCGGTCTTTCCCAAAAATAACATTCAATCTGTCATACAATGGAAACGATTTTCCTAGCCAGCCCTCTGCTTCTTTGTTAACCTGCAATGGGAAAACAAATCACATTATCCATAAAATACAAATAATCTTATTTTGTTCCCTTCAACCTGTCTTAATATAATCAAGCAtccattaatttaattaagcTGTCATAATGAATGGGGCTAAAGGATATGGTTTGGTAGACACAATCATACTATTAAATTGTATGTAAAGGAACATGTTAAGTAATCAAATATGTAAAGTTAAATTCTAGTATTATGTTAGAGAATTACGTTTGCATAGGACCGCCATACTTTAGTGCTATCAACCTCAATACACTTTCGtacatcattccatgcaaaaCCAGTTTTATTAACCATGTCATAAACTATTGCATAATCTTTTTTCCACCTCCTCATTTTGGACTCAATATATGGAACTGCCTTTATATTGGCATTAGGACATTTCAAATTAATAGTTGTTTCAAACTG is part of the Malus domestica chromosome 12, GDT2T_hap1 genome and encodes:
- the LOC139189777 gene encoding uncharacterized protein, producing MDESESSDDDEDMIETVQPTQEWTAWRNTLAMNMYNEWRMESEQSSQPKGSKRVWKQHEEDALLSILEEAVVKNLRCDNGCFKLGTMAQFETTINLKCPNANIKAVPYIESKMRRWKKDYAIVYDMVNKTGFAWNDVRKCIEVDSTKVWRSYANVNKEAEGWLGKSFPLYDRLNVIFGKDRATGVGATTPTQMMN
- the LOC139189776 gene encoding uncharacterized mitochondrial protein AtMg00810-like — its product is MISCLLRIYLMIGCLLLICLTSCLMMVRPVMILLTVWYKMVAYMRLRNALYGLKQSPRAWFGRFTSSMKKFGYIQSHSDHTLFLKRQNGKLTALIIYVDDMIVTGDDQKEIQHLQKYLATEFEMKELGELKYFLGIEVARSKHGIFLSQRKYVLDLLAETGMLDCKPVDTPIEQNHRLGLFPDQVPTHKERYQRLVGRLIYLSHTRPDIAYAVSVVSQFMHSPSEVHMDAVTRILRYLKMAPGRGLVFSKNDHLNVEGYTDADWAGSITDRRSTSGYFMFVGGNLVTWRSKKQKVVARSSAEAEFRGMSHGVCELLWLKKLLRDLGFKHKSAMKLHCDNKAAIEIAHNPVQHDRTKHVEIDRHFIKEKLDAGIIMFPFVRSEDQLADALTKAVSNSAFSDSLDKLGMRDIFAPT